A genomic segment from Mesorhizobium sp. AR02 encodes:
- a CDS encoding LysR substrate-binding domain-containing protein produces the protein MKSDLEDEVLFKPEPILRFTSLLMVRDAALAGAGAALLPKLLVAGDIEAGRLVCWGTHAGRSVEIWALQSSRRLVGAKVRAFLDVMERAFPTKGFYS, from the coding sequence ATGAAATCCGATCTTGAGGACGAAGTCCTTTTCAAGCCTGAGCCGATCCTGCGCTTCACTTCTCTGCTGATGGTGCGCGATGCCGCTCTGGCAGGTGCGGGCGCGGCATTGCTTCCGAAGCTTCTTGTCGCAGGCGATATCGAGGCGGGCCGCCTCGTTTGCTGGGGAACTCACGCCGGTCGGTCTGTGGAAATCTGGGCGCTCCAAAGCTCGCGACGTCTTGTCGGTGCCAAGGTTCGCGCTTTCTTGGATGTGATGGAGAGGGCATTTCCGACCAAAGGTTTTTATTCCTGA
- a CDS encoding DUF2332 domain-containing protein, with the protein MDENGLAEISARYVRFADAEARGRSPLYEELARAIAGDRETLSLLASLPDMKRQPNLLLAAVRHLFGTPTGWTEFRQALLAHTDAVRSLMLERSTQTNEPARCATLLPILARLSATPITCRQ; encoded by the coding sequence ATGGACGAGAACGGCCTGGCCGAAATATCGGCCCGTTACGTTCGATTCGCCGATGCGGAAGCTCGCGGTCGCTCGCCGCTCTACGAGGAGCTGGCGCGTGCAATCGCGGGGGACCGGGAGACACTCAGCTTGCTGGCGTCCCTCCCGGATATGAAGCGGCAACCGAACCTTCTGCTCGCCGCGGTGCGCCACCTCTTCGGCACGCCGACGGGGTGGACCGAATTTCGCCAAGCGCTTCTGGCGCATACTGACGCTGTCCGCTCGCTCATGCTCGAGCGCTCAACCCAGACCAACGAGCCCGCGAGGTGTGCTACGCTGCTGCCCATCCTAGCGCGGCTGAGCGCAACGCCGATCACGTGCCGGCAGTGA
- a CDS encoding DUF2958 domain-containing protein translates to MCYAAAHPSAAERNADHVPAVKFFNPLGQGVWLATELDADGDTMFGLADLGCPEVGSFSLLEMTSVRLPFGMGIERDILFATDLPISIWAEAAHRAGNIRDAESILYHAAHSGRSGA, encoded by the coding sequence GTGTGCTACGCTGCTGCCCATCCTAGCGCGGCTGAGCGCAACGCCGATCACGTGCCGGCAGTGAAGTTCTTCAATCCGCTAGGCCAAGGAGTCTGGCTCGCGACCGAGCTCGACGCCGATGGTGACACCATGTTCGGCCTCGCTGATCTTGGTTGTCCGGAGGTGGGCAGTTTCTCACTCCTCGAGATGACGTCCGTCCGGCTGCCCTTTGGCATGGGCATCGAGCGCGACATCCTCTTTGCCACCGACCTGCCGATTTCGATCTGGGCAGAAGCCGCCCACCGAGCCGGAAACATTCGCGATGCCGAAAGCATTCTCTACCACGCCGCCCACTCTGGCCGGAGCGGCGCGTGA
- a CDS encoding conjugal transfer protein TraB codes for MRGYFLAASHGLPQGVANFYGSQFALGIALWFAASLAFVAVHALLWTSSEGRGRALRYAIAAVVMSMPPFGIVGWAHPVTAAGILFPGWGWFGLATAAILMLAMTKKRWPIAAVLVGGFWAWSAANWTPPNPLEGWVGTDTQFPGSPRRYADYVQQLNTIALAKTAAVGGASVIVLPESAAGLWTPTVGRLWARELTGSGVTVIAGAAVVDQYGYDNVMIRISAKGSEILYRERMPVPVSMWQPWLAWVGQRGGARAHVFANPVVDVEGVKIAPLICYEQLIVWPVLQSMLHRPDVIVAAGNGWWTSGVSIVAIQKASAQAWASLFGLPLILAVNR; via the coding sequence ATGCGAGGTTACTTCCTGGCTGCGTCGCATGGTCTGCCGCAGGGCGTCGCGAACTTCTACGGATCGCAGTTCGCGCTTGGCATTGCGCTTTGGTTTGCCGCGTCGCTCGCTTTCGTTGCCGTCCATGCGCTACTCTGGACGTCGAGTGAGGGCCGGGGACGGGCGCTGCGCTACGCGATCGCAGCGGTGGTGATGAGTATGCCGCCCTTCGGTATTGTCGGGTGGGCACATCCGGTCACGGCTGCCGGGATCTTGTTTCCAGGATGGGGCTGGTTCGGGTTGGCTACGGCCGCGATCCTGATGCTCGCCATGACTAAGAAGCGATGGCCGATCGCAGCCGTGCTCGTGGGAGGATTTTGGGCCTGGTCCGCCGCAAATTGGACGCCTCCTAATCCGTTAGAAGGTTGGGTCGGGACAGACACGCAGTTCCCAGGTTCTCCCCGGCGGTATGCTGACTATGTACAGCAACTCAACACCATTGCTCTCGCCAAGACGGCGGCCGTGGGCGGCGCGAGCGTCATTGTCCTGCCGGAAAGCGCCGCCGGCCTCTGGACGCCGACCGTCGGACGGCTCTGGGCACGAGAACTGACTGGGAGCGGCGTGACTGTCATCGCCGGGGCCGCCGTGGTCGACCAGTATGGCTATGACAACGTCATGATCCGGATCTCGGCCAAGGGAAGCGAAATCCTCTATCGTGAGCGCATGCCGGTACCTGTCTCCATGTGGCAGCCGTGGCTCGCCTGGGTGGGGCAGCGAGGCGGGGCGAGAGCGCATGTCTTTGCCAATCCGGTCGTCGATGTCGAGGGCGTGAAGATTGCGCCGCTGATCTGCTATGAGCAGCTCATCGTCTGGCCGGTGCTTCAATCCATGCTCCATCGACCGGATGTCATCGTCGCGGCAGGAAATGGCTGGTGGACGTCGGGCGTCAGCATCGTCGCGATCCAAAAGGCGAGCGCGCAAGCGTGGGCGTCTCTGTTCGGCCTGCCGCTCATCTTGGCGGTCAATCGCTGA
- a CDS encoding nucleotidyltransferase domain-containing protein, with protein sequence MIAEHIEFQRLNGDQGREFINTQQRFQTYLDARRRGSGYRGSMIFAARHGVEYLLRDYYDPKSGVKRQRSLGRRDEHTEKVFAEFTRGKEEAARQLKVATETLRRQAAVNRALGMGRVPEIGAKIIRAVDGADLLGKGLKVVGTNALFAYEASAGVRFPSDITTTEDIDLLFDARAHMRLAAEEDVAERTLLGLLKKADRSFRRTDRTFQAVSDEGYLVDLIKPMRDPPWKVEVSSVSGEPSDLEAVQIIGLAWHENAPQFEAMAIDARGFPVRIVAPDPRAYVVHKHWLSERPDRNTLKRDRDAAQARWVAALVATHMPNLPFDPEVLKSFPKSVVERAKPLFEVPGSAEASFAM encoded by the coding sequence ATGATTGCTGAACACATTGAATTTCAAAGACTTAACGGGGACCAAGGCCGCGAATTCATCAACACGCAGCAGCGATTCCAGACGTATCTCGACGCCCGGAGGCGAGGTTCTGGCTACCGCGGCTCGATGATTTTCGCCGCGCGACATGGTGTGGAGTACCTGCTCCGCGATTATTACGATCCCAAATCAGGGGTCAAACGGCAACGATCTCTAGGACGCCGGGACGAGCACACGGAAAAGGTGTTCGCAGAGTTCACGCGCGGAAAGGAAGAGGCTGCCCGTCAACTGAAGGTAGCCACGGAAACCCTCCGGAGACAGGCGGCGGTCAACCGTGCACTGGGAATGGGGCGCGTGCCAGAGATCGGGGCCAAGATCATTAGGGCCGTCGATGGAGCCGATCTTCTGGGAAAGGGACTGAAAGTCGTAGGCACCAATGCGCTCTTCGCCTATGAGGCTTCTGCCGGCGTCCGTTTCCCATCTGACATCACGACGACGGAAGACATCGACCTCCTATTCGATGCCCGTGCGCACATGCGCCTTGCTGCAGAGGAGGATGTCGCGGAGCGGACGCTTTTGGGCCTCCTCAAAAAGGCTGACCGATCATTCCGCAGAACGGACAGAACCTTCCAGGCGGTCAGTGACGAGGGATATCTTGTTGACCTGATCAAGCCGATGCGCGATCCGCCGTGGAAGGTCGAGGTTAGTTCGGTTTCAGGCGAGCCTTCGGATCTCGAAGCCGTCCAGATCATAGGTCTCGCGTGGCATGAAAACGCGCCTCAGTTCGAGGCAATGGCGATCGACGCAAGAGGGTTTCCCGTGCGGATCGTCGCGCCCGATCCCCGTGCCTATGTGGTCCATAAGCACTGGCTGTCCGAACGCCCTGACAGGAATACCTTGAAGCGGGACCGCGATGCCGCGCAGGCCCGTTGGGTGGCGGCTCTTGTCGCCACCCACATGCCCAATCTTCCCTTCGATCCCGAAGTCCTCAAGAGCTTTCCCAAGAGCGTCGTGGAAAGGGCCAAACCGCTCTTCGAGGTGCCCGGGTCAGCGGAGGCTTCGTTCGCCATGTAG